A DNA window from Brenneria izadpanahii contains the following coding sequences:
- the phnE gene encoding phosphonate ABC transporter, permease protein PhnE → MSDFKTKTPSPEWRHQTTGAELLQWAGWLALTAFFLFCWQLMTQDTIWSFVYDAPAQGEDILARAFPPRWSYLPQLLIPLWDTLNMATLGTLGGTLIAVPIAFLAARNTTPAAAFIRPIALLIIVSSRSINSLIWALLLVSILGPGMMAGTIAIALRSIGFIGKLLYEAIEEIDETQVEAVMATGASQLQVIDYAIVPQILPSLFGITVFRWDINIRESAILGLVGAGGLGLNLQSSLNMLAWPQITIIFLVILLTVVVSEWVSAVVRKAIT, encoded by the coding sequence ATGTCAGACTTCAAGACGAAAACACCGTCCCCCGAATGGCGTCATCAGACAACCGGCGCGGAACTGCTGCAATGGGCGGGTTGGCTGGCGCTTACCGCCTTCTTCCTCTTTTGCTGGCAGTTAATGACCCAAGATACCATTTGGTCATTTGTCTACGACGCGCCGGCCCAGGGCGAGGATATTCTGGCGCGCGCGTTCCCTCCGCGCTGGTCATATTTGCCGCAGTTGCTTATTCCGCTGTGGGATACGCTGAATATGGCGACGCTCGGCACCCTGGGCGGCACCCTTATCGCCGTGCCCATCGCTTTTCTGGCGGCGCGCAACACCACCCCGGCGGCAGCGTTTATTCGCCCTATCGCGCTGTTGATCATCGTCTCGTCACGCTCCATCAACTCATTGATCTGGGCGCTGCTGCTGGTTTCGATACTCGGTCCCGGCATGATGGCCGGAACTATCGCCATCGCGCTGCGTTCCATTGGTTTTATTGGAAAACTGCTGTATGAAGCGATCGAAGAGATAGATGAAACGCAGGTCGAAGCCGTTATGGCGACCGGCGCCAGTCAGCTACAGGTCATTGACTACGCCATTGTCCCGCAGATTCTGCCCAGTCTGTTTGGCATTACCGTATTCCGCTGGGACATCAATATCCGCGAATCCGCCATTCTCGGCCTGGTGGGAGCCGGCGGCCTTGGCCTTAACCTTCAATCTTCGCTCAATATGCTGGCATGGCCGCAAATCACGATAATATTTCTGGTGATTCTGCTGACCGTCGTGGTGTCGGAATGGGTGTCGGCGGTGGTAAGAAAGGCCATAACCTGA
- the phnE gene encoding phosphonate ABC transporter, permease protein PhnE yields MTTTTHPTTWRRPPRFIRNRTVRGFAYSGCALYLLAALSSMEVNWRRVWEGVDRGWRFLQGFLQPDFVSRWRDILPGLQESLTMTVCATIVGILLSIPIGVGAARNLTPMPIYMICRSIIAVSRAFQEIIIAILLVAMFGFGPFAGFLTLAFATIGFIAKLLAEDIEETDAAQIEAIRSTGASWPQLLNYAVQPQVMPRLIGLSLYRFDINFRESAVIGIVGAGGIGATLNTAIDRYEYDSASAILIIIIAIVMAAEYFSSLIRKRIQ; encoded by the coding sequence ATGACTACCACAACTCACCCCACTACCTGGCGGCGGCCGCCCCGCTTTATCCGCAATAGAACCGTGCGCGGATTCGCCTATAGCGGATGCGCGCTCTACCTGTTGGCCGCGCTCTCCTCCATGGAAGTGAACTGGCGGCGCGTCTGGGAAGGTGTTGACCGGGGCTGGCGCTTCTTGCAGGGATTCCTGCAACCGGATTTCGTTTCACGCTGGCGCGATATTCTTCCCGGCCTTCAGGAAAGCCTGACCATGACGGTATGCGCGACGATTGTCGGTATTCTGCTTTCGATTCCGATTGGGGTAGGCGCCGCACGCAACCTGACGCCGATGCCGATCTATATGATTTGCCGCAGCATTATCGCCGTTTCGCGCGCCTTTCAGGAAATCATCATCGCCATCCTGCTGGTGGCCATGTTTGGTTTCGGCCCGTTCGCCGGATTCCTGACGTTGGCGTTCGCCACTATCGGTTTTATCGCCAAACTGCTGGCGGAAGATATTGAAGAAACCGACGCCGCGCAGATCGAAGCGATCCGATCGACCGGCGCGTCATGGCCGCAACTGCTGAACTATGCGGTGCAACCGCAGGTGATGCCGCGGCTGATCGGGCTTTCGCTCTATCGGTTCGATATCAATTTCCGCGAATCCGCCGTCATCGGCATTGTCGGCGCCGGGGGCATCGGCGCTACGCTGAATACGGCAATCGACCGCTACGAATATGATAGCGCCAGCGCCATCCTGATCATCATCATCGCCATCGTTATGGCGGCGGAATACTTTTCCAGTCTTATCCGCAAACGGATCCAATAA
- the sgrR gene encoding HTH-type transcriptional regulator SgrR, whose translation MSSSRLQQQFIRLWQRYQGQTTETTLQELAGVLSCSRRHIRSLLGAMQKQGWLIWQAEAGRSKRSQLTFIYTGLALQQQRAEDLLEQDRIDQLVQLVGDKETVRQMLLSHLGRSFRQGKHILRILYYRPLRNLLPGSALRRSEMHIARQIFSALTNINEENGELKPDLAHHWQMLSPLHWRFYLRPSIRFHHGRELTMADVITSLTRLTEFPLFSHIEKVTSPMPFVIDVRLSSPDDWLPWLLGSVPAMILPEEWRTLPDFARQPIGTGPYAVTRNNDNQLKIKAFDDYFGYRALIDEVNIWVIPDATEMYPCSLHLESDDSSHNQLESRMEEGCYFLLFDTRSAQASRLEVRRWLCQIFNPIALLRHTDVSHQRDWSPAYGLLPRWHHRGHVDAQEKPQDLRRITLTLYREHPEYQVIGDLMKKVLAEQGVQLELQRVSYEEWYRGEAESDIWLCSNNCYLPLEFSLFAIFYEQPLIQHCLNEDLHEDAGLWRSKALPIAEWSEKLIGSCQLHPLFHNWLQLQGQRSMRGIRMNTLGWFDFKSAWFAPPEN comes from the coding sequence ATGTCTTCATCTCGTCTGCAACAACAGTTCATTCGCCTGTGGCAGCGCTATCAAGGGCAGACCACCGAAACGACGCTGCAAGAGCTGGCTGGGGTATTAAGCTGTTCTCGCCGCCATATCCGCTCGCTGCTCGGCGCCATGCAAAAACAAGGGTGGCTTATCTGGCAGGCGGAGGCCGGTCGGAGTAAGCGCTCACAACTGACCTTTATTTACACCGGGCTGGCGCTGCAGCAGCAGCGGGCCGAAGATCTGCTGGAGCAGGACCGCATCGACCAACTGGTACAACTGGTGGGCGATAAGGAAACCGTACGGCAGATGCTGCTTTCGCATCTTGGCCGCAGCTTTCGTCAGGGCAAACATATCCTGCGTATTCTTTATTATCGCCCGCTGCGCAATCTGCTGCCGGGCTCGGCGCTGCGCCGTTCGGAAATGCATATTGCCCGCCAGATATTCAGCGCGCTGACCAACATAAATGAGGAAAACGGGGAACTAAAACCCGATTTAGCCCATCACTGGCAAATGTTGTCGCCGCTGCACTGGCGGTTTTATCTGCGCCCTTCCATTCGTTTTCACCACGGACGGGAACTCACTATGGCGGATGTCATCACCTCGCTTACCCGGCTCACCGAATTCCCGCTGTTTTCGCATATTGAGAAGGTGACTTCCCCTATGCCGTTTGTGATTGATGTCCGCCTGAGCAGCCCCGACGACTGGTTGCCCTGGCTGCTCGGCAGCGTTCCGGCGATGATTCTGCCTGAGGAGTGGCGAACCCTGCCCGATTTCGCCAGGCAGCCTATCGGAACCGGTCCTTACGCGGTAACGCGCAACAACGATAATCAATTAAAAATCAAAGCGTTCGATGACTATTTCGGCTATCGGGCGCTGATTGACGAGGTCAACATCTGGGTTATTCCCGACGCAACCGAGATGTATCCCTGCTCCTTGCATCTGGAATCGGATGATTCATCTCATAACCAGTTGGAAAGCCGCATGGAGGAAGGCTGCTATTTCCTGCTGTTTGACACCCGCTCGGCGCAGGCTAGCCGGCTGGAGGTGCGCCGCTGGCTGTGCCAGATATTCAATCCGATCGCCCTGCTCCGTCATACGGATGTTTCGCATCAGCGCGACTGGTCGCCAGCCTACGGCCTGCTCCCGCGCTGGCATCACCGCGGCCATGTCGACGCCCAGGAGAAGCCCCAGGATCTGCGGCGCATTACCCTGACGCTCTACCGGGAACACCCTGAATATCAGGTAATTGGCGACCTTATGAAAAAGGTGCTGGCGGAACAAGGCGTGCAGCTCGAGTTACAGAGGGTCAGTTACGAAGAGTGGTATCGGGGCGAAGCGGAAAGCGATATCTGGCTGTGCAGCAACAACTGCTACCTGCCGCTGGAGTTCTCGCTGTTCGCCATATTTTACGAGCAACCGCTGATCCAGCATTGCCTTAATGAAGATCTGCATGAGGACGCCGGCCTGTGGCGCAGCAAAGCGCTGCCGATAGCGGAATGGAGTGAAAAACTTATCGGCAGTTGTCAGTTACATCCGCTGTTTCACAACTGGCTGCAACTTCAGGGGCAACGCAGTATGCGAGGCATCCGTATGAACACCCTGGGGTGGTTTGACTTTAAGTCCGCCTGGTTCGCGCCGCCGGAAAACTAA
- the thiB gene encoding thiamine ABC transporter substrate binding subunit codes for MLQKILPCLLLVSASSFAKPALTVYTYDSFASEWGPGPVIKTAFEKECGCELNFVALEDGASLLNRLRMEGKNSKADIILGLDNNLLQAAEQTGLFAKHNLDAKAVVDVPGGWDNTTFVPYDYGYFAFVYDKNRLKNPPKSLHELVDSTEPWKIIYQDPRTSTPGLGLLLWMQKVYGDQAPQAWQKLAKKTVTVTKGWSEAYGLFLKGEADLVLSYTTSPAYHIIEEKKDNYAAANFSEGHYLQIEVAGQLATSKNPALAQRFMQFILTPAFQQAIPTTNWMYPAIKTDLPAGFASLALPEKTLQYSAQQVAEQRNNWIQAWQQAVSR; via the coding sequence ATCCTGCAAAAAATCCTTCCCTGCCTGTTGCTGGTGTCGGCTTCCTCATTCGCCAAACCGGCGCTTACGGTTTACACCTATGATTCTTTCGCTTCCGAATGGGGGCCTGGGCCGGTTATTAAAACGGCGTTTGAAAAAGAGTGCGGCTGCGAGCTGAATTTTGTCGCCCTGGAAGACGGCGCCTCGCTGCTGAACCGTCTGCGAATGGAAGGGAAGAACAGCAAAGCGGATATCATTCTGGGGTTGGATAACAACCTGTTGCAGGCGGCGGAACAGACCGGATTATTCGCCAAACACAATCTGGATGCCAAAGCCGTCGTTGATGTCCCCGGCGGCTGGGACAATACGACGTTCGTTCCCTATGACTATGGCTACTTCGCATTCGTCTATGACAAAAACCGCCTGAAAAATCCGCCCAAAAGCCTGCATGAACTGGTCGACAGTACGGAGCCGTGGAAAATAATTTATCAGGATCCGCGCACCAGCACGCCGGGATTAGGGCTGCTGCTATGGATGCAGAAAGTATATGGCGACCAGGCTCCGCAGGCATGGCAAAAACTGGCTAAAAAAACGGTTACCGTGACCAAAGGCTGGAGCGAAGCCTATGGATTATTCCTGAAAGGCGAGGCCGATCTGGTGCTCAGCTACACCACATCTCCGGCATACCACATCATTGAAGAGAAGAAAGACAACTACGCCGCGGCAAACTTTAGCGAAGGACATTATCTGCAAATCGAAGTCGCCGGGCAGTTGGCGACCAGCAAAAATCCGGCGCTGGCGCAACGCTTTATGCAGTTCATCCTGACGCCCGCCTTCCAACAGGCGATCCCGACCACCAACTGGATGTATCCGGCGATCAAAACCGATCTGCCGGCCGGATTCGCCAGTCTCGCCCTTCCTGAGAAAACCTTGCAATACAGCGCGCAGCAGGTTGCGGAACAGAGAAATAACTGGATCCAGGCATGGCAACAAGCCGTCAGCCGTTAA
- the sgrT gene encoding glucose uptake inhibitor SgrT produces the protein MKVSSLYRFYQTYLSTTKAKWLRGVSARQRIELLQQATQWQIEDMSEEEYRHWI, from the coding sequence ATGAAAGTTTCATCATTGTATCGGTTCTATCAGACCTATCTTTCTACGACCAAAGCCAAATGGTTGCGCGGCGTGTCCGCGCGGCAGCGAATCGAACTATTGCAGCAGGCTACGCAGTGGCAAATAGAAGATATGTCGGAAGAAGAGTACCGCCACTGGATATAA
- the thiQ gene encoding thiamine ABC transporter ATP-binding protein ThiQ, giving the protein MIFLDKLTYLYQDFPMRFDLRVEPGERVAILGPSGAGKSTLLNLIAGFLMADSGELRLNGKNHRDTPPSKRPVSILFQENNLFPHLTIEKNIALGLNPGLRLNDEQRETLIKIADRVGLTELLHRLPSQVSGGQRQRAALARCLVRRQPILLLDEPFSALDPALRQEMLQLLEKVCDERRLTLLMVSHNLDDAEYIADRAVTVNEGCIIDNRPLNQSVRPR; this is encoded by the coding sequence ATGATCTTTCTCGATAAACTGACCTATCTCTATCAAGATTTTCCCATGCGTTTTGATTTACGGGTCGAGCCTGGGGAACGCGTGGCGATTCTCGGCCCCAGCGGCGCGGGAAAAAGCACGCTCCTGAATCTGATAGCCGGTTTTCTGATGGCCGATAGCGGTGAATTGCGTCTGAACGGGAAAAATCACCGCGATACTCCGCCATCCAAGCGGCCGGTATCCATTCTGTTTCAGGAAAACAATCTCTTCCCCCATTTGACCATCGAGAAGAATATCGCGCTAGGGCTGAACCCCGGCCTGCGGCTTAATGACGAACAGCGGGAAACGCTGATAAAAATTGCCGATCGGGTCGGGTTAACCGAGCTGCTCCATCGCCTGCCGTCTCAGGTTTCAGGCGGTCAGCGGCAGCGCGCCGCGCTGGCCCGCTGTCTTGTTCGCCGTCAGCCTATTTTGCTGCTGGATGAACCGTTTTCCGCGCTCGATCCGGCCTTGCGCCAGGAGATGCTGCAACTGCTGGAAAAGGTCTGCGACGAACGTCGGCTCACGCTGCTGATGGTGTCGCACAATCTGGATGATGCGGAGTACATCGCCGACCGGGCGGTGACCGTTAATGAGGGCTGCATTATCGACAATCGCCCGCTGAATCAATCCGTTCGCCCGCGATAA
- the thiP gene encoding thiamine/thiamine pyrophosphate ABC transporter permease ThiP, giving the protein MATSRQPLSAGSLWPGLLATLLLIAVAALAFGALWLQAPENQWRMLWHDGYLWHVIRFTFWQAFLSALLSTMPAIFLARALYRRRFPGHRLLLRLCAMTLVLPVLVAVFGLLSIYGRQGWLAHLLGIFGLPYHFSPYGLQGILLAHIFFNLPLATRLLLQSLENIATEQRQLAAQLGMNGWQHFRIVEWPWLRRQIPPVAALIFMLCFASFATVLSLGGGPRATTIELAIYQALSFDYDPSRAALLALIQMTCCLGLVLLSQRLGRVLPVGSTQQLAWRNPQDSLFSRVCDTLLIGAALLLIVPPLLAVVVDGVNRSLFTVLQQPALWKTLFTSLRIALAAGVICIILTMMLLWSSRELKLRRQQFYGQLMNLSGMLILAMPGIVLATGFFLLLNNTVGLPESPYGLVVMTNALMAIPYALKILENPMLDVAERYNRLCLSLDLRGWQRLKIIELQALKQPLAQALAFASVLSIGDFGVIALFGNEQFRTLPFYLYQQIGAYRSVDGAVTALLLMLLCFTLFTLIEKLADRDDLSR; this is encoded by the coding sequence ATGGCAACAAGCCGTCAGCCGTTAAGCGCCGGAAGTTTGTGGCCGGGATTGCTGGCCACCCTACTGTTGATCGCGGTAGCTGCGCTGGCCTTCGGCGCATTGTGGCTACAGGCGCCGGAGAACCAGTGGCGAATGCTCTGGCATGACGGCTATCTGTGGCATGTTATCCGTTTTACTTTCTGGCAGGCGTTTTTGTCCGCCCTGCTGTCCACCATGCCGGCGATTTTCCTTGCCAGGGCGCTTTACCGCAGACGCTTTCCCGGTCATCGCCTGCTATTGCGCTTATGCGCCATGACGCTGGTGCTGCCGGTTCTGGTGGCGGTTTTCGGCCTGTTGAGCATATATGGCCGTCAGGGATGGCTGGCGCATCTGCTGGGGATCTTTGGCCTGCCATACCATTTTTCACCCTATGGGCTGCAGGGCATTCTGCTGGCGCATATTTTTTTCAACCTGCCGCTGGCGACCCGCCTGCTGCTGCAATCGCTGGAAAACATCGCCACCGAACAGCGTCAGTTGGCGGCCCAACTGGGGATGAACGGCTGGCAGCATTTTCGTATTGTCGAATGGCCCTGGCTGCGCAGGCAGATCCCGCCGGTCGCCGCGCTTATTTTCATGCTCTGTTTCGCCAGCTTTGCCACCGTGCTATCGCTGGGCGGCGGACCGCGGGCGACCACCATCGAACTGGCGATCTACCAGGCGCTGAGCTTTGATTACGACCCGTCGCGCGCCGCGTTGCTGGCGCTGATTCAGATGACGTGCTGTCTTGGGCTGGTGCTGCTGAGCCAGCGGCTAGGCCGAGTGCTGCCGGTCGGCAGCACTCAGCAACTGGCGTGGCGCAACCCGCAGGACAGCCTGTTCAGCCGGGTATGCGATACGCTGCTGATCGGCGCGGCATTACTGCTGATCGTGCCGCCGTTGCTGGCCGTCGTGGTAGACGGCGTCAACCGGTCTCTGTTCACGGTACTGCAACAGCCGGCGCTATGGAAAACCTTGTTTACCTCGCTGCGTATCGCGTTGGCGGCGGGCGTTATTTGCATCATCCTGACGATGATGCTGCTATGGAGCAGCCGGGAACTCAAGCTACGCCGCCAGCAGTTCTATGGTCAGTTGATGAACCTGAGCGGAATGCTGATCCTCGCCATGCCCGGCATTGTGCTGGCAACCGGTTTTTTCCTGTTGCTGAACAATACCGTGGGGTTGCCGGAATCGCCTTATGGGCTGGTGGTGATGACCAACGCGCTGATGGCGATCCCCTATGCGCTCAAAATACTGGAAAATCCCATGCTGGATGTCGCCGAACGCTATAATCGACTCTGCCTGTCGCTGGATCTACGCGGCTGGCAACGGCTGAAAATTATTGAGCTGCAAGCGCTGAAACAGCCGCTGGCCCAGGCGCTGGCGTTTGCCAGCGTGCTGTCCATCGGCGACTTTGGCGTTATCGCGCTATTCGGCAATGAGCAGTTCCGCACCTTGCCTTTTTACCTTTATCAGCAAATTGGAGCCTATCGCAGCGTCGATGGTGCCGTTACCGCACTGTTACTGATGCTGCTCTGCTTCACGCTGTTCACCCTGATTGAAAAACTGGCGGATCGCGATGATCTTTCTCGATAA
- the phnC gene encoding phosphonate ABC transporter ATP-binding protein, protein MMLRIANLSKTYRAGDNALKNVSLEVPAGQIIGLIGPSGAGKSTLIRCINRLVEPSDGRIFLKNEEITDISRTRLRILRRRIGMIFQEYALVERLTVMENVLSGRLGYVPFWRSFFRRYPPQDVANAFALLERVGLSEHVDKRADALSGGQRQRVGIARALAQDPELLLIDEPTASLDPKTSRQIMRLISEICRERGLPAIINIHDVVLAQNFVERIIGLRAGEIVFDGSPDRLDNSALTHIYGEEDWAAMRQQAKDDAAGEPSAHMDLPAGKMVESL, encoded by the coding sequence ATGATGCTACGCATCGCTAACCTGAGCAAAACTTACCGCGCCGGCGATAACGCGCTGAAAAACGTCAGCCTGGAGGTGCCTGCCGGGCAGATTATCGGGCTGATTGGTCCCTCTGGCGCGGGTAAATCGACGCTGATTCGCTGCATCAACCGTTTGGTCGAACCCAGCGACGGCCGTATTTTTCTGAAAAATGAAGAGATTACCGACATTTCGCGTACCCGGCTGCGGATTTTGCGTCGGCGTATCGGCATGATTTTTCAGGAATATGCGTTGGTCGAACGGCTTACCGTGATGGAAAACGTACTATCCGGCCGCTTGGGATATGTGCCCTTCTGGCGCAGCTTTTTCCGCCGTTATCCGCCGCAGGATGTGGCGAATGCGTTTGCGCTGCTGGAACGGGTGGGGCTGTCAGAACATGTCGACAAGCGCGCCGACGCCCTGTCAGGCGGTCAGCGCCAGCGCGTCGGCATCGCCCGCGCATTGGCGCAAGATCCTGAGCTGCTGCTGATCGACGAACCGACGGCATCGCTCGATCCTAAAACGTCCCGGCAGATTATGCGGCTGATTAGCGAGATTTGCCGGGAACGCGGGCTGCCGGCCATCATCAATATTCATGATGTGGTTCTTGCGCAGAATTTCGTCGAACGGATCATCGGCCTGCGCGCCGGAGAGATTGTCTTTGACGGATCGCCCGATCGGCTGGACAACAGCGCGCTGACGCACATTTACGGTGAAGAAGACTGGGCGGCGATGCGCCAGCAGGCGAAGGATGACGCAGCCGGGGAACCTTCGGCCCATATGGATCTTCCTGCCGGAAAAATGGTCGAGAGCCTGTAA
- the adhE gene encoding bifunctional acetaldehyde-CoA/alcohol dehydrogenase → MTVAQIDDLDSLVARVKKAQLIYADYTQEQVDNIFHAAALAAAAARIPLAKMAVEESGMGVVEDKVIKNHFASEYIYNTYKNEKTCGILSEDDAYGTIRIAAPVGLICGIVPTTNPTSTAIFKALISLKTRNGIIFSPHPRAKNSTNKAVEIVLKAAIAAGAPEDIIGWITEPTIELTNQLMHHPDINMILATGGPGMVKAAYSSGKPALGVGPGNTPVVVDESADVKRFIASILMSKTFDNGMICSSEQSAIVVKSIYDDVRANFLDQGGYILQGDELAAVGSVLRKNGGLNAAIVGQSAVKIAEMAGISVPPDTKVLIGEVTKADETEPFAHEKLSPTLALYRAQNFSEAVDIAEKLLNMEGIGHTSCLYTDQDNHAHRVLYFGERMKTSRVLINSPTSYGGIGDLYNFKLVPSLTLGCGSWGGNSVSENVGPKHLLNVKTVAKRAENMLWHKLPKSIYFRRGSLPVALAEVVRDGAKRVFIVTDRFLFNNGYADQVISRLKQQGVATEVFFEVEADPTLSIVRKGTEQVNAFNPDVIIALGGGSPMDAAKLMWVMYEHPETRFEDLALRFMDIRKRVHTFPKMGIKARMICIPTTSGTGSEVTPFAVVTDDASGVKYPLADYALTPDMAIVDADLVMSMPKSLCAFGGLDAITHATEAYVSVLANEFSDGQALQALKLLHGYLVASYQEGAKNPVARERVHNAASIAGIAFANAFLGVCHSMAHKLGSEFHIPHGLANAMLICNVIRYNATDKPTKQTTFSQYGYPQARKRYAEIADYLALSAPGDDVGQKIDKLLAWLEETKAALDVPASIRDFGVQEADFLAKVDKLSEDAFDDQCTGANPRYPLISELKQILLDTYYGRAYSNTPAASKQADGPKATTNGKKGKAKN, encoded by the coding sequence ATGACCGTTGCACAAATTGATGATCTTGATTCCTTGGTTGCCCGGGTGAAAAAGGCCCAACTTATCTATGCCGATTATACGCAGGAGCAGGTGGATAACATCTTCCACGCCGCCGCGCTTGCCGCCGCCGCCGCCCGCATTCCGCTGGCGAAAATGGCAGTGGAAGAATCGGGTATGGGCGTAGTGGAAGATAAAGTGATTAAGAACCACTTCGCATCCGAATACATCTACAATACCTATAAAAACGAGAAAACCTGCGGCATCCTGTCTGAAGACGACGCCTACGGCACGATCAGGATCGCGGCTCCCGTCGGTCTGATCTGCGGCATCGTGCCTACCACCAATCCAACCTCTACCGCGATTTTCAAAGCGCTCATCAGCCTGAAAACGCGTAACGGCATTATCTTTTCGCCGCACCCGCGCGCGAAAAACTCCACCAACAAGGCGGTGGAAATCGTCCTGAAAGCGGCGATCGCCGCCGGCGCTCCGGAAGATATCATCGGCTGGATTACCGAACCGACCATTGAACTGACCAACCAGTTGATGCACCACCCCGACATCAACATGATTCTCGCCACCGGCGGACCAGGAATGGTCAAAGCCGCCTATAGCTCCGGCAAACCGGCGTTAGGCGTCGGTCCCGGCAACACGCCGGTAGTGGTGGATGAAAGCGCCGACGTCAAACGCTTCATCGCCTCTATTCTGATGTCAAAAACCTTCGATAACGGCATGATCTGTTCATCCGAACAATCCGCCATCGTCGTCAAGAGTATTTATGACGACGTTCGCGCCAACTTCCTCGATCAGGGCGGCTATATTCTGCAAGGCGATGAGCTGGCGGCCGTAGGAAGTGTCCTGAGAAAGAACGGCGGGTTAAATGCAGCTATCGTTGGCCAGTCCGCGGTGAAAATTGCCGAAATGGCCGGGATCAGCGTCCCACCGGATACCAAAGTGCTGATCGGCGAGGTTACCAAGGCGGACGAAACCGAACCTTTCGCGCACGAAAAACTGTCTCCCACGCTGGCGCTATACCGGGCGCAGAATTTTAGCGAGGCGGTCGATATCGCTGAAAAACTGCTCAATATGGAGGGTATCGGCCACACCAGCTGCTTGTATACCGATCAGGATAATCATGCCCATCGGGTGCTGTATTTCGGCGAACGGATGAAAACCTCCCGCGTGCTGATCAACTCGCCGACCTCTTACGGCGGTATTGGCGATCTGTACAACTTCAAGCTGGTGCCATCGCTGACGCTGGGCTGCGGCTCCTGGGGCGGCAACTCCGTCTCGGAAAACGTGGGGCCCAAGCATCTTCTCAATGTGAAAACCGTAGCCAAGCGAGCGGAAAATATGTTGTGGCATAAACTTCCAAAATCCATTTATTTCCGGCGCGGCTCGCTTCCCGTCGCGCTGGCAGAAGTCGTGCGCGACGGCGCCAAACGCGTCTTTATCGTGACCGACCGCTTCCTGTTCAATAATGGTTATGCCGATCAGGTGATCTCGCGTCTGAAACAACAGGGCGTCGCCACTGAAGTGTTCTTTGAAGTAGAGGCGGACCCGACGCTAAGCATTGTCCGCAAGGGAACCGAGCAGGTTAATGCGTTCAACCCTGACGTCATTATCGCGCTGGGCGGCGGTTCGCCGATGGATGCCGCCAAGCTGATGTGGGTTATGTATGAACATCCGGAAACCCGCTTCGAAGATCTGGCGCTGCGCTTTATGGACATCCGCAAACGTGTCCACACGTTCCCGAAAATGGGGATAAAAGCGCGGATGATCTGCATTCCCACCACCTCAGGCACCGGTTCCGAAGTCACGCCGTTTGCGGTGGTGACCGACGATGCCTCCGGAGTGAAATATCCGCTGGCGGACTATGCGCTAACCCCGGATATGGCGATCGTGGACGCCGATCTGGTCATGAGTATGCCTAAATCGCTGTGCGCATTCGGTGGCCTGGATGCGATCACTCACGCAACGGAAGCCTATGTGTCGGTGCTGGCCAATGAATTCAGCGACGGCCAGGCACTGCAGGCGCTGAAACTGCTGCATGGCTATCTGGTCGCCAGCTATCAGGAAGGGGCAAAAAATCCGGTTGCCCGCGAACGGGTTCACAACGCGGCGTCCATCGCCGGCATCGCTTTCGCCAATGCCTTCCTGGGCGTGTGCCATTCCATGGCGCATAAGCTGGGTTCCGAATTCCATATTCCGCACGGACTGGCCAACGCCATGCTGATCTGTAATGTCATTCGCTATAACGCGACCGATAAACCGACCAAGCAGACGACATTCAGCCAATACGGCTATCCGCAGGCTCGCAAACGCTACGCGGAAATTGCTGATTATCTTGCCCTCAGCGCTCCTGGCGACGACGTGGGACAGAAAATCGACAAACTGCTGGCCTGGCTGGAAGAAACCAAAGCGGCGCTGGACGTTCCAGCCAGCATTCGCGATTTCGGCGTGCAGGAAGCGGATTTTCTGGCCAAGGTCGATAAGCTGTCCGAAGACGCGTTCGACGACCAGTGTACCGGAGCCAACCCGCGTTATCCGCTGATCTCCGAACTGAAGCAGATCCTGTTGGATACCTACTACGGCCGCGCCTATAGCAATACCCCCGCCGCATCTAAGCAGGCCGATGGGCCTAAAGCCACCACCAATGGCAAAAAGGGGAAAGCAAAGAACTGA